TATTCAAAGGAGATTTTGAAGGAGAGCTGTTTCATTTCAGTCTAATGGATCACCAGACTGTTTTGCTGGCGTTTCTCTGCTTTCTGCTCGTCACTGTGCGCTCAGAAGTGCAGAATGACTTCTCACCCGAGTGCCGTGAGTTTATGTATATGGGCACTCCCCCGCGGGGTCTGGAGAACCGCTCACTTAAAAAGATCTGTCAGCGTTATAACGGCAAGCCCCGGTATGTCTCTCTGTATGATGTGGTGGACCACATCCCGGTGTATTCTGCGTACACTTTCAAACGCTCCGACGGCTTCAAGAAGGTCGACGTTCCTTGGATGTTCGAGCCTCAGGTAACCAACTGTCGAGTTCTCATTTTTCGCTCATAATGAGTAAAACTGCAAGTATCCATAACATTTGTAGATTCATGCATAAAACAAGGCACAGGTTAGATTTCAAGCAATTATTTAAAACTCAGCCTgctgattgttttttatttttatttatacatatatatatatttttataaggcTTAATTTGACTTATCTGGTCTTCCAGCTTGGTTGGTTAGCTGGTTTTAAACCTTAAAATGCTTTGGTAAGACTGGAAAACCAGCTGCCAAATACTAAATCAGATAAACACCATCTGAAAGACCACTTTAAACCAAATAAAACCAGCAAACCCTCTTAGGGTGGTTTAAGCTGTTTATACCAGCAGGGTAAGCTGATTTGCTGGTCTTATGGCTAGTTTAAGAGCATGAAAACATCTAACCCTAAAAcctttacaataaaaacaatctaaatatCTAATTGTATATGTTTTCTATATGGtgcatattttattgaaaatagacAACCTTAAaatcttgctgtttttttttacataaatattctgTACTCGTTCAGCTCTCCACGGCATCAGACTCTGGTGAGATGCAGCCGTTTCCTCCCGATGATGTCCACGACAGTTTTTCAGACGCCCAGGCCGTCTTGGAAGACTACTCAAACATGGTTGATTTCGAACGAGGCCATTTGAACCCCGACGAGCACCAGGCTCACCCCGATGACAAGGCAGCCACGTACACCCTCACCAATGTGGTCCCACAGGTCCGCGAGTTCAACGTGGGCCACTGGAAACACCACGAGCACATCATCCGCCGTCGACTCAACAACTACTGCCGCGGTACGGCCTACATAGTCACGGGGGTCACCACATCTGGCAGGATGATCCGTAGATACAACATCAATCGCGTGGCCGTTCCCACCTACCTGTGGTCGGCCTACTGCTGCATCGATTACGATCACAATGCCCCCTTTGATGAGCGATCCAAATTCCCGGCCTTTGCAGCCTATGGGCTCAACGAGAAAGAAGGAGCGGAGGTCATAGAGATGTCTGTGCAGCAACTAGAAGAgtttttgaagaagaacaccttTGTGGACAAGAGGTTTCAGATTTTCTTTGGGAACTGTGAGCCTAATGATGCCATAATGAAAGTCCAGACTTAGGTGTCTTCGTCTTGCCTTCGTCTTGGTTCTTCTTGCCTAAATTCATAAACGCAATTTCAAACATCATTCAACTGTCAGAATACTGTTCTGCAGAATGAATATCCTGCAATATGCTCTTAAATAAAAGGTTCCAATTCAATTTTACAGATTAATGAGACAGAGAAAGACTGTCTCTGTCAAAATCTCTTATCGTTTACATGAAAGatacagtaaaattctgaaatattatataaagtttTTTGTCAATTTTTCCCATGGGAGCAAATCTGAACGTTTATCAGCTGTCTGaaagtgtcacataatcctttaaaaacaataagtaaaaaaaaaaaaaaaaacatttttttaggattcaaaagaaaaacattatggcaatcttttcttttgtaacattataaattaattttctgtcacatttgatcgttttaatgcacccttgctgaataattagttttttttattctaaacacacacacataaagcacACCTTTTATTGgaagtgtgtgtgatttaaagAACCTGTAGTTTGAAGAACTACAAAGAATCGCTgcataacatttaaattttaaggGTCTACTGAATAAGATTTTGAGCATTAGACCCCTGAAGAATAttgcattttacataattgtgtaTGACTGCgggcaaaaattaaaatgactggatataaaaatgttaacttaTTTGGATATAACcctgttatctctctctctctctcattttgttgttgtttgtttgtttcatttgaaggGTGAAAATCTGTATCCATTTCCTTTAGCCTTTACTGGTAGAATGAAGATCCAATTTCAGTTCCAGAAATATTTGATATCTTCTAATTAAGACTATTTGTCCACGAGAGGACTGAAAAGAGTGATGAAATGAGAGAGATCTAATGACTATAATCATCTGGGGCCTTAGGGGTTTTATTAGGTCCATTAACTTCTTTATAAGACTGCAACAGCTAAATCTTTTCTCACTTTGTAAGCATGTTTACTGCAATTTATCTGAATATTGTAAACTcttctcaaataaaaaaatcgaCCACTTAGTCTTCTCTGTTTGCCTACGTTCTGTCAATTAACAACATAAGAACATGAAGACTCAATAACATAAAAGCTCTAGGCGTTTTGGATATTTTCTAGAGcttcaaaattatataataaataaagctgGCATCAAACTCCTATcgcttgatcaatttaataagtACACCATCTACTGATTCTTTTCAAAGGAAAAAGATGcttttgtgtgtgcatgcaagATTAACAATGGCATGAATATTAGATAGCTTGTGTAATATCAGATAACCAAATAAAAGTGGCGTAAAGAGGAGGTGAGCGAAGCCCCATTCTTTCCTAATCCCTTGTCCACACAGGACACAGACTCCATACAGACAGGCTTATCTCTGTATTCCTTTTTCTTTCATCACCTCTTCACACTCCATTGAGGACTGTTTGTTCTCTCGCGATGGGGAGTATAGAATAACctgatttacattttataagaCTGCCATAGAGATGATTAGCTCTACAGAAAAGAGGACCTGCATAtatggagaaaaagagagagagagaatcatttGTAATATGTGATAAGGTTTCTGCACAGTATTTTCCTGAACCATCATGTCTCTCCCTCCTTTTACTGATTACCTCTTCCAAAGAAAGCTGCTGGTTAAAAGGAGATGATAACTATTACATGTGTGATTTACTCTGGAGTAAATGAGACAAccacatttatatacacacaacTCTCGTTGGAAGTTCCCAGTTGGTACCTCCCAAATTGGTGCATGAAAGGTTATGATGAAGGAGAAGGTGCCCAAACATGATTTCTAGAGAGGGGGGACCACTAGTGTGCTCTTGCTTCTTACAAAACCAAGACAAGTCAACATGGCCCACCCTTAAGTCTCCGTGACTTCTTGATTTGGCTCTGGCCCCTTGTACGTCTCTGGATTTTAAGACAACTCTCCTCAATTATTAATTACCAGAACACCGATAGTGCAGGACAAGTTACAGATCAAAGCAACCgtcaaacaataacaataacatatCGTTTTCCTTGAggtagaaaaaaagtgaaaatgttgtaGCCTAGATCCACGTAAAGCCACTTTTGTTCAAGTTCACCTGCAGGACGCACTCTTCTCTTTCAGGCAACGTCTCATCAGTTCTGTTTTGCTTATCTAATCAATGCTATTCAAAATAACTAGCTTCGAATTCCTCTCACTCTCTCATTCTATCAAAGAAGCAGTCAAGTGAGATTGTCGAGAAGCTCCTTTGACTAAAATGCGTCCCTCGGTCATCCTTCTGGCCCTTGCCATCACAACTTGGCTCTCTGAACACTGGGGAACTGCAACCGTAGTTGAAGacttcaaccatgtcgagagatGCAAGGAATCGCTGTATATGGGCACCCCACCACGAGGCTTCAGagacagcagactgaagaagaTCTGCCAGCATTATGCTGACAAACCCAGATACGTGACCCTGTACGACTCCAAAAACCGTATCCCGGTTTACTCTGCATACACCTTCAAGAAAACAGAGGGCGATCGGCGTGTGGACTATCCCTGGATGTATGAACCGCAGGTATGAAACTATTCAATCCCAGaatataaaaagtacaaaaactgTTACTAGTATGATACCCTTTGGAATGGTACTAATACAAATCCTCAAAGTAAATAAGATACAAAGGTATACATTTTGAAACCCCAAGTGAAAGCTTTTCTGAGAGTTTGAGGACTGGATTTCTTCTTTGTAATGATGTTTTGCCCTTGTTCCTAGCTTGCAGAGCTTGACGGGAATGGGAACATGCTGCCGTTCCCCACCGGATACTTACACATGAAGTTTGAGGACAGCCAGGCGGTTTTGGATGACTACTCTGATGTGGTTCTGTACGAGAGAGGCCATCTGAATCCAGACCAGCACCAGTCAGACCCACAGGACCGAGCAGCCACCTACACGCTTACCAACGTTGTGCCAGAAATCCGTGAGTTTAACATCGGACCATGGCGCGAACACGAAGAGCGCATCCGCGTGCGCCTCAACAACTTCTGCCGGGGTAGAGCCTATGTTGTAACTGGGGTTACCACTACTGGAAACATGATCCGGCGCAACAACCAGGACCGGGTTGGCATCCCCGAAGACGTGTGGTCTGCCTACTGCTGCACTGATTACGACCGGAACGCACCACACAACATACGCATCCGTTTCCCCACACAAGCAGCCCTCGCTAAGAACGCAAAGGAGGGGAACAGAGTCCAAGAGATCACTGTGCAGGAACTGGAAATCTACCTGACTAACAAAATGGCTGTAGACAAGAATTTCCAGCTGTTCTATGATAACTGCAACTCACCT
This genomic interval from Carassius auratus strain Wakin unplaced genomic scaffold, ASM336829v1 scaf_tig00214859, whole genome shotgun sequence contains the following:
- the LOC113093092 gene encoding endonuclease domain-containing 1 protein, with the translated sequence MDHQTVLLAFLCFLLVTVRSEVQNDFSPECREFMYMGTPPRGLENRSLKKICQRYNGKPRYVSLYDVVDHIPVYSAYTFKRSDGFKKVDVPWMFEPQLSTASDSGEMQPFPPDDVHDSFSDAQAVLEDYSNMVDFERGHLNPDEHQAHPDDKAATYTLTNVVPQVREFNVGHWKHHEHIIRRRLNNYCRGTAYIVTGVTTSGRMIRRYNINRVAVPTYLWSAYCCIDYDHNAPFDERSKFPAFAAYGLNEKEGAEVIEMSVQQLEEFLKKNTFVDKRFQIFFGNCEPNDAIMKVQT
- the LOC113093093 gene encoding endonuclease domain-containing 1 protein-like, with protein sequence MRPSVILLALAITTWLSEHWGTATVVEDFNHVERCKESLYMGTPPRGFRDSRLKKICQHYADKPRYVTLYDSKNRIPVYSAYTFKKTEGDRRVDYPWMYEPQLAELDGNGNMLPFPTGYLHMKFEDSQAVLDDYSDVVLYERGHLNPDQHQSDPQDRAATYTLTNVVPEIREFNIGPWREHEERIRVRLNNFCRGRAYVVTGVTTTGNMIRRNNQDRVGIPEDVWSAYCCTDYDRNAPHNIRIRFPTQAALAKNAKEGNRVQEITVQELEIYLTNKMAVDKNFQLFYDNCNSPSPLPPYLNYAK